In one window of Thermotoga sp. DNA:
- a CDS encoding MurR/RpiR family transcriptional regulator encodes NDDHIIATILATASSEDLLVAISHTGETISMVNFAKKAREKRVPVVTITGNRKSTLAKYSDVVLVTNTKETKIRTDAMTSRIVQLVILDTIYTLLAARDPRAVENLNKSRLAVSELKY; translated from the coding sequence CAACGACGATCACATCATCGCTACCATACTCGCGACTGCGTCTTCTGAAGATCTTCTGGTTGCTATCTCACACACTGGAGAAACAATATCGATGGTGAACTTCGCCAAGAAGGCCAGAGAAAAGAGAGTACCAGTTGTTACAATAACGGGAAACAGGAAATCCACTCTTGCGAAGTACTCGGACGTTGTTCTTGTAACGAATACGAAAGAAACAAAGATAAGGACAGACGCCATGACTTCGAGAATCGTACAACTCGTCATCCTCGATACGATCTACACGCTCCTTGCGGCAAGAGACCCAAGAGCCGTAGAAAACCTCAACAAAAGCAGGTTGGCTGTCTCAGAGCTTAAATACTGA
- a CDS encoding phosphoglycerate dehydrogenase, translating into MYKRVLIATRTFGKYSDDPIEFLKKEGFEIVRIDRFNLSDLEGVDALIVGTHHVTAEMIERSKLKIIAKHGVGVDNIDLEAATRKGIPVTITAGANSLSVAELTIAFVFALSRGLIWSHNRLFHEKRWEGTVGQEVTGKTFGVIGFGAIGREVVRRSICLGMNVLVYDPYVSKDTIRVFGATPVDELDDLLKESDFVSLHVPLNESTRNIIGEREISLMKKTAFLINTSRGGLIDEEALIKALREGMIAGAALDVFSEEPPSPDSPLFECPNLITTAHIGAHTKEAIYRMNMMAAQAVVDFFNGKIPKYVVNEEVVNLLKHKGYQETS; encoded by the coding sequence ATGTATAAAAGAGTGTTGATCGCCACGAGAACCTTCGGTAAGTATTCAGATGATCCGATAGAGTTTCTCAAAAAAGAAGGATTTGAAATTGTGAGAATCGATAGATTCAACCTTTCTGATCTTGAAGGAGTAGATGCACTGATCGTTGGAACACACCATGTGACCGCAGAGATGATCGAAAGGTCAAAACTCAAGATCATCGCAAAGCACGGGGTTGGAGTGGATAACATAGACCTAGAGGCTGCTACAAGAAAAGGAATACCTGTCACCATCACAGCTGGAGCAAATTCGCTTTCTGTCGCAGAACTCACCATCGCTTTCGTTTTCGCTCTGAGCAGGGGCTTGATATGGTCCCACAACAGGCTGTTTCATGAAAAGAGATGGGAAGGAACAGTGGGCCAGGAAGTTACTGGGAAGACGTTTGGTGTGATCGGATTTGGAGCTATAGGTAGGGAAGTTGTCAGAAGGTCCATCTGCCTTGGTATGAATGTTTTGGTTTATGATCCTTACGTGAGTAAAGACACTATAAGAGTGTTTGGGGCAACCCCTGTGGATGAGCTGGACGATCTTTTAAAAGAAAGCGACTTTGTCTCTTTGCACGTTCCGCTGAATGAGAGTACAAGAAACATAATAGGAGAAAGAGAGATTTCTCTCATGAAAAAAACAGCCTTTTTGATCAACACTTCTCGAGGTGGCTTAATAGATGAAGAAGCACTTATAAAGGCTTTGAGAGAAGGAATGATAGCCGGAGCTGCGCTCGACGTTTTCTCTGAAGAGCCCCCAAGTCCCGATTCGCCTTTGTTTGAGTGCCCAAATCTCATCACCACGGCACACATAGGAGCTCACACAAAGGAAGCTATTTACAGGATGAACATGATGGCCGCCCAGGCGGTGGTGGATTTCTTCAACGGGAAAATACCGAAATATGTGGTAAATGAGGAAGTGGTGAACCTTTTGAAACATAAAGGATACCAGGAAACATCTTGA
- a CDS encoding site-specific DNA-methyltransferase, producing MNERKGTRTSSFGVKGRESHDSSPFYNRALYSEFSPPKPSKEDLVENPLSEDFLDRIVVGDAREVLKKIPDRSIHLMITSPPYNVGKEYDEDLTLKEYLNFIEDVMREVYRVLVWGGRVCFNVANLGRKPYIPLHAYLMELFERIGFLIRGEIIWDKGEAVSGSSTAWGSWMSPVNPVLRDQHEYIIVLSKGSFKREKPKEHEAASTITKEEFLEFTRSIWRFPPESAKKVRHPAPFPEELPYRCIQLYTFKGDVVLDPFAGVGTTCVAAAKTGRHFIGVEINPEYAKKGEERVREVINRPSLFTIDHRR from the coding sequence GTGAACGAAAGGAAAGGGACGCGAACAAGTTCCTTCGGTGTGAAAGGAAGAGAGAGTCATGACTCTTCTCCTTTTTACAACAGGGCATTGTATTCCGAATTTTCCCCTCCAAAACCTTCCAAAGAAGATCTTGTTGAAAACCCTCTTTCTGAAGATTTTCTGGACAGAATAGTTGTTGGAGATGCAAGAGAAGTTTTGAAAAAAATACCTGACCGCTCCATCCACTTGATGATCACCTCGCCTCCTTATAACGTTGGAAAAGAATACGATGAAGATCTCACACTCAAAGAGTACCTCAATTTCATTGAAGATGTGATGAGAGAAGTCTATAGAGTTCTTGTATGGGGTGGAAGGGTTTGCTTTAACGTGGCAAACCTTGGAAGAAAGCCGTACATTCCGCTTCATGCGTACCTCATGGAACTGTTCGAACGAATAGGTTTTCTTATTCGCGGTGAGATCATCTGGGATAAAGGGGAAGCGGTGAGTGGTTCTTCGACTGCCTGGGGGAGCTGGATGTCTCCAGTAAACCCTGTTCTCAGAGATCAGCATGAGTACATCATCGTGCTTAGCAAGGGAAGTTTCAAAAGGGAAAAACCAAAAGAGCACGAGGCAGCTTCCACCATAACGAAGGAGGAATTTCTCGAATTCACAAGGAGCATATGGCGTTTTCCACCCGAATCAGCAAAAAAGGTGAGACACCCTGCTCCCTTTCCAGAAGAGCTCCCTTACAGGTGTATTCAACTCTACACCTTCAAAGGGGACGTTGTCCTCGATCCCTTTGCGGGTGTTGGGACAACGTGCGTGGCGGCTGCAAAAACAGGAAGACATTTCATCGGAGTAGAGATAAATCCAGAGTACGCGAAAAAGGGCGAAGAAAGGGTCAGGGAAGTGATCAACCGGCCGTCTCTTTTTACAATTGATCATCGGCGATAA
- a CDS encoding amidohydrolase family protein yields MIVKNALVWNGRKFSHKDIFVEGGVFSEKAEGSVLDARGYFLVPGFVDSHTHVVGTGFSRFSVLFSSWDEFLEKDLEGDLIVGRGWSEEPDESVLRRLDEMEKPVFLIRRCGHKALINKKAMEVLNVKERYLVENLEKIYKYVFKKNISKFYKAGEEEFLKHGVTFVQSDDLYGVGVEELLEVLKGSRIRLLEKLKPKDLKPEFFGDLNSKVHVKGVKVFMDGSLGARTALISGEYDDGTQGISLLTQEKLEELAEFCDRYALVLNVHAIGDEAVSLALDVLERHPGHRIVHAQFVKEEDLKRARNIFFSVQPHFYFEDQPLLKSVTVNALLYPFRKMFEMGISISFSSDSPVSPCDPKYIAEHALKMGFSREETFYLLTEAGAKQVGIKAGKIEKGFKADFCLYERNPLLFEDDPVAVFVEGEEVYV; encoded by the coding sequence ATGATTGTAAAAAACGCCCTGGTGTGGAACGGGAGGAAATTTTCCCATAAGGATATCTTCGTAGAGGGCGGTGTTTTTTCCGAAAAAGCGGAAGGCTCTGTCTTAGATGCAAGAGGATACTTTCTCGTTCCAGGATTCGTCGACTCACACACCCACGTTGTAGGAACAGGCTTTTCCAGGTTCAGCGTTCTCTTTAGCAGCTGGGACGAATTCCTCGAAAAAGACCTGGAAGGTGATCTGATTGTTGGAAGAGGCTGGTCTGAAGAACCTGATGAGAGTGTTCTCAGAAGACTGGATGAGATGGAAAAACCAGTTTTTCTCATCAGACGCTGTGGGCACAAAGCCTTGATCAACAAAAAAGCGATGGAGGTTTTGAACGTGAAAGAAAGGTACCTTGTGGAGAATCTGGAAAAGATCTACAAGTACGTGTTCAAAAAGAACATATCGAAGTTTTACAAAGCAGGTGAGGAGGAGTTTCTCAAACACGGTGTGACTTTCGTTCAAAGCGACGATCTGTACGGTGTGGGTGTAGAGGAACTTCTTGAAGTGCTTAAAGGTTCCAGAATAAGACTTTTGGAAAAATTGAAACCGAAAGATCTGAAACCAGAATTCTTTGGAGACCTCAATTCGAAGGTTCATGTAAAGGGTGTTAAAGTCTTCATGGATGGTTCTCTGGGTGCCAGAACTGCTCTCATCTCAGGAGAATACGACGACGGAACTCAGGGAATCTCTCTTCTCACTCAAGAAAAACTCGAAGAGCTTGCTGAATTCTGCGACAGGTATGCTCTTGTTCTCAACGTCCACGCAATAGGAGATGAAGCAGTAAGCTTAGCTCTGGATGTCCTGGAAAGACATCCTGGTCACAGGATCGTACACGCCCAATTTGTGAAAGAAGAAGACCTAAAAAGAGCCAGAAACATATTCTTTTCTGTTCAACCCCATTTCTACTTCGAGGATCAACCCCTCCTGAAGAGTGTGACAGTGAACGCACTTTTGTATCCCTTCAGGAAGATGTTCGAAATGGGAATTTCTATTTCTTTTTCGTCTGACTCTCCCGTCTCTCCGTGTGATCCAAAGTACATAGCCGAACACGCCCTGAAGATGGGCTTCTCCAGAGAAGAGACTTTCTACCTACTGACAGAGGCGGGGGCAAAGCAGGTGGGAATAAAGGCAGGAAAGATAGAAAAGGGTTTCAAGGCGGACTTCTGTCTGTACGAGAGAAATCCGCTTCTCTTCGAAGACGATCCCGTGGCTGTGTTCGTGGAGGGTGAGGAGGTGTATGTCTGA
- the pyrE gene encoding orotate phosphoribosyltransferase codes for MIEEILEKTGALLEGHFILSSGKHSSRYVQCARLFEFPEYGDIVGEKLAELLKKYDVETVAGPAMGGVILSYVVARYLKARSLFAERENGVMKLRRGFSVRSGERVAVVEDVVTTGGSVKEVIELLKSSGADVVCVGSIIDRSGGKVDFGVPFESLLRLELPVYEPEECPLCKRGIPAEKPGSRGLK; via the coding sequence GTGATAGAGGAGATACTGGAAAAAACAGGTGCTCTTCTCGAGGGGCACTTCATCCTTTCTTCTGGAAAACACTCCTCCAGATATGTTCAATGCGCCCGTCTTTTCGAGTTCCCGGAGTACGGGGACATCGTCGGGGAAAAACTCGCGGAGCTCCTGAAAAAGTACGACGTGGAAACGGTGGCTGGTCCTGCGATGGGCGGAGTGATTCTCTCTTACGTTGTTGCAAGGTACCTGAAAGCAAGATCGTTATTCGCAGAAAGAGAAAACGGCGTGATGAAACTCAGAAGAGGATTTTCCGTGAGGAGTGGAGAAAGAGTGGCTGTGGTGGAGGATGTGGTAACAACAGGTGGATCTGTGAAAGAGGTGATAGAACTCCTGAAAAGCTCTGGAGCAGACGTGGTGTGTGTGGGATCGATAATCGATCGCTCCGGTGGTAAGGTGGATTTCGGTGTACCGTTTGAGAGCCTTCTCAGATTAGAACTTCCGGTTTACGAACCCGAAGAGTGTCCTCTTTGTAAACGGGGAATACCCGCTGAAAAACCAGGGAGCAGGGGATTGAAATGA
- the pyrF gene encoding orotidine-5'-phosphate decarboxylase, producing MIPVLSLDMEDPIRFIEENGSFDVVKVGHNLAVYGKRIFDELAKRNLKVILDLKFCDIPSTVERSIKSWDHPAIIGFTVHSCAGYESVKRALETTSKHVFVVVKLTSMEGALEDYLDKIERLNEMGCDFVLPGLWAKVLREKIKGKILVPGIRMEVKADDQKDVVSLEEMKGIADFAVLGREIYLCKDPKEKIEKIKGMVM from the coding sequence ATGATTCCCGTTTTAAGTCTCGACATGGAGGACCCCATCAGGTTCATCGAAGAAAACGGCAGTTTCGATGTGGTGAAGGTGGGACACAACCTTGCCGTCTATGGGAAGAGGATCTTCGACGAGCTCGCAAAAAGAAACTTGAAAGTCATCCTCGACCTGAAGTTCTGCGACATACCCTCGACGGTGGAGCGTTCCATAAAAAGCTGGGATCATCCCGCTATCATCGGTTTCACCGTTCACTCCTGCGCGGGATACGAGAGTGTGAAAAGGGCCCTCGAAACAACGAGCAAACATGTGTTCGTTGTGGTGAAGCTAACATCCATGGAAGGAGCTCTGGAAGATTATCTTGACAAAATAGAAAGACTGAACGAAATGGGATGTGATTTTGTCCTGCCAGGTCTCTGGGCGAAGGTTTTGAGGGAGAAAATCAAAGGTAAGATCCTCGTTCCCGGAATCAGAATGGAAGTGAAGGCGGACGATCAAAAGGACGTGGTGAGTCTGGAGGAGATGAAAGGAATAGCCGACTTTGCCGTTCTCGGGAGAGAGATCTATCTCTGCAAAGATCCAAAAGAAAAGATCGAAAAGATAAAGGGGATGGTAATGTGA
- a CDS encoding dihydroorotate dehydrogenase, translated as MLELKPPLVLLSGPAGFGEYLKLIDHRYVGGIILKTVTLNPKEGNSTPRMADGDFYVINRIGLENPGIHEFVENVPELPVPMIASLGGDSFEEYLEVARTFKKVSDKFCAVEFNFSCPNVKEGGLSIIKDRKRWKTLIVEIRKILPDSFLIAKIGIEGIFVEEAAEIVVDTGWNGITLVNTVRGLHFEKGSMILGGLSGPLLKPIALRAVYEVKRRFPKLLVIASGGVYSMKDAKEFLNVGADVIGVGSALFKDPGIVEEIGKYLMEVKG; from the coding sequence GTGCTGGAGCTAAAACCACCCCTTGTTCTTCTCTCTGGTCCTGCTGGCTTTGGTGAGTACTTGAAGCTCATAGATCATCGGTACGTTGGAGGGATCATTCTGAAAACGGTCACACTCAACCCCAAAGAAGGAAATTCGACACCCAGAATGGCAGACGGAGATTTCTACGTGATAAACAGGATCGGACTGGAAAATCCAGGGATACACGAGTTTGTTGAGAACGTACCCGAACTTCCCGTTCCCATGATAGCAAGCCTTGGGGGAGACTCGTTCGAAGAGTACCTGGAAGTGGCCCGTACGTTCAAAAAGGTGTCGGATAAATTCTGCGCGGTGGAATTCAACTTTTCCTGCCCGAACGTGAAAGAGGGAGGGCTCTCCATTATCAAGGACAGGAAACGCTGGAAGACTCTTATTGTGGAAATCAGAAAAATACTGCCAGACAGCTTTCTCATAGCAAAGATAGGAATAGAGGGAATCTTCGTGGAAGAGGCTGCCGAGATAGTGGTAGACACAGGATGGAACGGGATTACGCTTGTGAACACGGTGAGGGGACTGCACTTTGAAAAAGGAAGCATGATACTAGGGGGACTCTCTGGTCCTCTGTTGAAACCCATCGCCCTCAGGGCAGTGTACGAGGTGAAGAGAAGGTTTCCGAAGCTTCTTGTGATCGCAAGTGGTGGTGTGTATTCTATGAAAGATGCGAAAGAGTTTCTGAACGTGGGCGCGGACGTGATAGGGGTGGGAAGCGCCCTCTTCAAAGATCCCGGTATCGTTGAAGAAATCGGGAAATATCTGATGGAGGTGAAAGGATGA
- a CDS encoding dihydroorotate dehydrogenase, with amino-acid sequence MERFCLTKKKTIRVNENTWIVFFEEQLDFSPGQFIMLETPKLVRKPFVLGYWEENLAVSIQVKGKGTKWIVEEAKKIKGHGPLGNGFRRDGKGLLIISPTCLTMARAFEKKMNVDILVGSKSPVLFPLGYETVVGDENFLKKLSDLPEYDWYLVSGSRGMEEVCWEHLKGEEVYFSLEEYMGCGIGACKSCAVFTKNGVKHVCADGPIFRGDELCWS; translated from the coding sequence ATGGAGAGGTTTTGCCTGACCAAGAAGAAAACGATCAGAGTGAATGAAAACACCTGGATCGTTTTCTTTGAAGAACAACTCGATTTTTCACCGGGGCAGTTCATAATGCTGGAGACTCCCAAACTCGTCAGAAAGCCTTTCGTCCTTGGTTACTGGGAAGAGAATCTTGCCGTTTCCATTCAGGTAAAGGGAAAAGGAACAAAGTGGATCGTAGAGGAAGCAAAAAAGATAAAAGGCCATGGTCCTCTTGGAAATGGCTTTAGGAGAGATGGAAAGGGGCTTCTCATCATTTCTCCCACCTGTCTCACGATGGCCAGGGCGTTCGAAAAGAAAATGAACGTGGACATTCTCGTTGGAAGTAAAAGTCCTGTTCTTTTCCCTCTCGGGTATGAAACGGTCGTTGGAGACGAGAACTTCCTGAAAAAGCTTTCTGATCTTCCCGAATACGACTGGTACCTCGTCTCCGGATCCAGGGGAATGGAGGAGGTGTGCTGGGAACACCTGAAAGGAGAGGAAGTCTATTTCTCACTCGAGGAATACATGGGATGCGGAATAGGTGCGTGCAAGTCGTGTGCCGTTTTCACAAAAAACGGTGTGAAACACGTCTGCGCGGATGGTCCCATATTCAGAGGTGATGAACTGTGCTGGAGCTAA
- a CDS encoding dihydroorotase, whose protein sequence is MRVYDPFERKWMEEEIKTPFPSKGLIATSPFIDLHTHIRLNGGEDYNSLEEASLMGGFYKVVIQPNTRPPIDSEEILKEHLNLSRSRRIEFLFTVSPFGSIEACGERVVGFSTDGIKYDYPMLVETMKKKKKALWFDHSQMYEIGGIFYEGAGFDLPKRPRSNEAVAIARTVFTGIEYGFEKFHIQHVTTRYSVETLTFLKKLAKVSCEVTPHHLFFCYEDIRNTNFKINPPLGSPEDRKALIKAVREGVIDVLATDHAPHPEKPDDFLSAPYGSTSIEIAFSVYYTVLEDLEMVVEKMTKRPLEILGMKGELTKEDLVFIDPNVQFVVVAKKFKSKGKNTMFDGVKLRGKVVALKLKGRWVMINGEVLPDQEENDQSE, encoded by the coding sequence GTGAGGGTCTACGACCCGTTCGAGAGAAAATGGATGGAGGAGGAGATAAAAACACCTTTTCCTTCAAAAGGGCTGATAGCCACATCGCCTTTCATTGATCTCCATACCCACATTCGTCTCAACGGTGGAGAAGATTATAATTCTCTAGAAGAAGCCTCCCTTATGGGAGGCTTTTATAAAGTGGTTATACAGCCCAACACCAGGCCACCTATAGACAGCGAAGAAATCTTAAAGGAACACCTGAATCTTTCCAGAAGCAGAAGGATAGAGTTTCTCTTCACTGTGTCTCCCTTCGGCTCGATCGAAGCATGCGGTGAAAGGGTTGTTGGTTTTTCAACTGATGGAATAAAGTACGACTACCCCATGCTCGTTGAGACGATGAAGAAAAAGAAAAAGGCTCTCTGGTTCGACCACAGCCAGATGTACGAGATAGGCGGTATTTTCTACGAAGGAGCGGGCTTCGATCTGCCAAAACGTCCTCGTTCAAACGAAGCGGTGGCGATCGCAAGAACGGTCTTTACAGGTATCGAGTACGGTTTTGAGAAGTTTCACATTCAACATGTGACAACCAGGTATTCGGTGGAAACACTTACTTTCCTGAAGAAACTTGCAAAGGTCAGCTGCGAAGTGACACCTCATCATCTGTTTTTCTGCTACGAAGACATCAGAAATACCAACTTCAAGATCAACCCACCACTTGGATCACCCGAGGACAGAAAAGCCCTCATCAAAGCGGTGAGAGAGGGTGTGATCGATGTGCTCGCAACAGACCACGCCCCCCATCCTGAAAAACCAGATGACTTTCTCTCCGCACCCTACGGATCGACTTCCATAGAGATCGCTTTTTCTGTATACTACACCGTTCTTGAAGACCTTGAGATGGTGGTAGAAAAGATGACGAAAAGGCCCCTTGAAATTTTGGGAATGAAAGGAGAGCTCACTAAAGAAGACCTTGTCTTCATAGATCCCAATGTGCAGTTTGTGGTGGTTGCAAAGAAATTCAAAAGCAAGGGAAAGAACACGATGTTCGACGGTGTTAAATTGAGGGGAAAAGTCGTTGCGTTGAAACTCAAGGGAAGATGGGTGATGATAAATGGAGAGGTTTTGCCTGACCAAGAAGAAAACGATCAGAGTGAATGA
- a CDS encoding DUF3887 domain-containing protein: MRLIVFFLILPGVMIFGALDQEAFLFVQKLISEDFGTALAMCTDQVRAQLNVQSLSNIWNSLKTQFGSFKEITGYEKAIHGEYEIYNFTLRFERGEISALVTMNREGKVAGLFFTQATGSKYEPPDYVDLEGFEEKDISVNGLPGKITIPKSKGPFPAVALVHGSGPNDMDETIGPNKIFKDIAYGLSSNGIIVLRYHKRTLVEKMNPASLTVEEEVIKDAVKAVNILKQRKDVSEVYVLGHSLGAMLAPEIAERSKADGVIMISPPARPLEELMEDQLKYLQSLGLAKNVGETLKILEKLKRKEIPPNKIVLGTSARYFYDLKERQPVLTAKKLTVPMLLIFGGRDYQVSEKDQKIWSRELSGKENVKILVFEDLNHLMMVGEGRSTPVEYMKKGHVDKRVIDAIIEWMVK, encoded by the coding sequence ATGAGACTCATCGTTTTCTTTCTGATTCTTCCCGGTGTGATGATATTCGGTGCACTCGATCAGGAAGCGTTTCTCTTCGTTCAGAAACTCATCAGCGAAGATTTTGGAACCGCTCTGGCTATGTGTACAGACCAGGTGAGGGCGCAGCTTAACGTCCAGAGTCTTTCAAACATCTGGAATTCTCTGAAAACTCAGTTTGGCAGTTTTAAAGAGATCACCGGTTATGAAAAAGCCATTCATGGCGAATACGAAATCTACAACTTCACTTTGAGATTCGAAAGAGGAGAAATCTCAGCACTGGTTACCATGAACAGAGAAGGAAAAGTTGCGGGCCTGTTCTTCACACAGGCCACAGGATCGAAGTACGAACCTCCCGATTATGTAGACCTGGAGGGCTTTGAAGAAAAAGACATCTCTGTGAACGGTCTTCCTGGAAAGATCACTATCCCGAAGAGCAAAGGGCCTTTCCCCGCCGTTGCCCTCGTTCACGGATCTGGCCCCAACGACATGGATGAAACAATAGGTCCCAACAAGATCTTCAAAGACATCGCGTACGGACTGTCCTCAAACGGCATCATCGTCCTTAGATACCACAAAAGAACGCTTGTAGAGAAGATGAATCCTGCTTCCCTGACCGTCGAAGAAGAGGTTATAAAAGACGCTGTAAAGGCGGTGAATATACTGAAACAAAGGAAAGACGTTTCTGAAGTCTATGTTCTGGGCCACAGTCTCGGTGCCATGCTTGCACCAGAAATCGCAGAGAGATCAAAGGCAGATGGAGTGATCATGATATCACCCCCCGCTCGACCACTTGAAGAACTCATGGAGGATCAGCTGAAATACCTTCAGTCTCTGGGGCTTGCCAAGAATGTGGGAGAAACTCTGAAGATTCTGGAAAAACTCAAAAGAAAGGAAATCCCACCGAATAAGATCGTTCTTGGGACATCCGCCCGATACTTCTACGACCTGAAAGAAAGACAACCCGTTTTGACAGCAAAAAAACTCACTGTTCCCATGCTACTGATCTTCGGTGGAAGAGATTATCAGGTGAGCGAAAAAGATCAAAAAATCTGGTCGAGAGAACTTTCAGGCAAAGAAAACGTGAAGATCCTCGTCTTCGAAGATCTCAACCACCTCATGATGGTAGGAGAGGGAAGATCAACACCAGTAGAATACATGAAGAAAGGGCACGTTGACAAACGAGTAATAGATGCGATCATCGAATGGATGGTAAAATAG